GCTAGCTTTGGCAGGTGGCGGCGTGGGTGGTGTTGATGGTGGTGGTGCAGCGACTGTTTCCTGACGCTCGTAATGGGCACGAAACTTGGACAGTAGCGGTAATCCGAGTTGTTGCGACAGCAGGTCAATTTCACTGGTTCCATAAGCAATGGCTACTGGCAGCACGTTGACTCCGCGTAGGCCTTCCACCAGTGCTTGTGCAGTGACCAAGTCTGGGGTTTTTGCGAGTTCTCCGAAGTCCAGGATCACGGCGGTACGTTTGAAGAGCTTGGGTGCGCGCGTTACCCGATCACACATCTCCTGAATTAGGCGTGATACGTTCAGGGTGCGGATCCGCAAAGTGGCAATACCCACTTGGCCGATTTTCAGTTCACCGGCTTGCTCGAAGTCCATGTTCACACTCGACATGCTTAACTTTCCGCCTAGTTGGGTGTGGCGATATGGCGTTTCCGGCCTACCCAGGGGAGGTTCGGAAGCTTGTCGCCGTAGGTCTCTTGGATCCAGGGGTAGCTGCACATCTCTTTCATCAGCATGCTGGCACGCACATCGATATCAGTCATCGTGTTCTGCCCGATCTCGTGGAAACCGAAGCTGCCGTGGAATAACAATGCTGCCTCGGCACCGTGGTCCAGAAATACCTCGCAGGCCAGATATGGATAGCGCAATTCGGCGTAGCTGTGTACGTCTGCATACAATGCCCGACCGACACCACCGCCACGACGGCGGCTGGTGACTACGATACGGTCGATATAGAAAAAGTTCTCGTAGCGTTCGCGAAACCAAGCAAAATTGCTACTACTGTGCTGGCTTGTGCTACCAAACCCGACCAAAAAACCAGCCAGATTGCTGTCACGCTCGGCCACACGGAAGTATTCAGCGGTTTTGTAGAAACGGCGAAGTTCAGAAAGATCTAGAGGTAAGATCGCTAATCCGGCGTCATTGTTCAGAGCCAGTACGGCATCGAGTTCAGACTCACGCACGTCGCGGATGAGAATCGGCATTAAGACTCCGTGGTGTAGCGTGGTCAATCCGGATTGCTGGATCCAGTGCAGATTATGACATGTGTGGCCTTAGCGTGGCACGCGGTAGATGATAACGATGCGTCTGAACTTAGCAGTACTTGGGTACATCGCCGGTGGATAGACATCAGGAATATGTGTGCCACGTGTATCGCTTTGAACGGGTTGCTCGTGAGTGATGTGTGTAAGGTGATCGGTCATCTATGCCAGGGTTGGCGATCGGCCAGCGATCAGATCGCAGCGTTGGATTTGCCTGCTGTGAAGCGGTATTCGTTTGGATATCGTTATGCTGTCGATTGCCGAGAACCTAGAGTATGCCCAGGTGCTGTTTGGTGTTGTCCCGGAATCATCGTCAACGAGGTATGCCGTGACTGCGATCCGTTGGAATGCGGTAGGCGTCACCAGGGGTGGTGCAGTTATTCATCATAGTTCGAGCAACAGATGGGTTTATGGGGAGATTGGCCAAGTCCAGTATTGCTGGTGATTTGCATCCAGGCAGTACATTTTCAATGTTGGTTTGTGTTCACCTAATCCAGGCTATGCATCAAGATGTTTTTGG
This region of Xylella taiwanensis genomic DNA includes:
- the minC gene encoding septum site-determining protein MinC; the encoded protein is MSSVNMDFEQAGELKIGQVGIATLRIRTLNVSRLIQEMCDRVTRAPKLFKRTAVILDFGELAKTPDLVTAQALVEGLRGVNVLPVAIAYGTSEIDLLSQQLGLPLLSKFRAHYERQETVAAPPPSTPPTPPPAKASRIQHTTVRSGQQLYAEHCDLTILNTVGAGAEVIADGSIHIYGTLRGRAMAGARGNTEMRIFCRDFQAELIAIAGQYKVLDDIPTELRGKAVQVWLEQDQIKIAVLD
- a CDS encoding GNAT family N-acetyltransferase, translating into MPILIRDVRESELDAVLALNNDAGLAILPLDLSELRRFYKTAEYFRVAERDSNLAGFLVGFGSTSQHSSSNFAWFRERYENFFYIDRIVVTSRRRGGGVGRALYADVHSYAELRYPYLACEVFLDHGAEAALLFHGSFGFHEIGQNTMTDIDVRASMLMKEMCSYPWIQETYGDKLPNLPWVGRKRHIATPN